In a single window of the Rhizobium tropici CIAT 899 genome:
- a CDS encoding chromate transporter: protein MTTTLVSLAIIFTQLSLLAFGGGNSILPEMHRQVVDVQHWMTAQQFGALFALAQAAPGPNLMVVPLVGWHVAGWAGMLVTSAAKFGPSSVLTYLVLHLWNRFKDRPWRRIVQAGLVPMTAGLVTASAAVITEASTQGWILAAIAAVGALVLSTTRVHPLIVLGIGALIGLSGVGQM, encoded by the coding sequence ATGACCACGACCCTCGTTTCTCTTGCAATCATTTTTACCCAGCTTTCGCTGCTGGCCTTCGGTGGCGGCAATTCCATTCTCCCCGAAATGCATCGGCAGGTCGTCGATGTGCAGCATTGGATGACGGCGCAGCAATTCGGCGCGCTGTTCGCCTTGGCGCAGGCGGCTCCCGGGCCGAACCTGATGGTGGTGCCTCTGGTCGGCTGGCACGTTGCCGGATGGGCGGGCATGCTGGTCACATCAGCTGCAAAGTTCGGGCCTTCTTCGGTCCTGACCTATCTGGTGCTCCATCTCTGGAACCGCTTCAAGGACAGGCCATGGCGACGGATCGTGCAGGCGGGATTGGTGCCGATGACCGCCGGGCTTGTCACCGCCAGCGCGGCTGTCATCACGGAGGCATCAACCCAGGGGTGGATTCTCGCGGCGATTGCCGCAGTGGGCGCACTTGTCCTTTCGACGACGCGCGTCCATCCGCTCATCGTTCTCGGCATCGGCGCATTGATCGGCTTGAGCGGCGTCGGCCAGATGTGA
- a CDS encoding GGDEF domain-containing protein — translation MHLRELFDRSFKAARIGVWECSLPDQTLSWTDMVYELFDLAPQTPLTRDEILKLYTPEARKHLDEVREKAIRTGEGFSLDAEIITARGNRRWIRITACVEFANGVATRIFGMKQDVTAEKTMVEQLRQLAEYDMLTGLTSRTRFEAFFNEICAAEGRTGRALLLVDLDGFKSVNDTLGHQAGDDCLKAAGRRLARAVPKANMVARIGGDEFAVIHECLSTEHLAKIADRVVRELNWTVSTPSKTIRIATSVGAAIILPGHSSKDIFAKADRGLYEVKSSGKNGFRIAPSTWSICEAAL, via the coding sequence ATGCATTTGCGTGAATTGTTTGATCGATCGTTCAAGGCCGCTCGCATCGGGGTATGGGAATGCAGTCTTCCCGACCAGACGCTCAGCTGGACAGATATGGTCTACGAACTCTTTGATCTTGCGCCGCAAACGCCGCTGACGAGGGATGAGATCCTTAAACTCTATACTCCCGAGGCCCGAAAGCATCTCGATGAGGTGCGCGAGAAGGCAATTCGCACGGGCGAGGGTTTCAGCCTGGATGCTGAGATCATTACCGCAAGAGGCAATCGGCGATGGATCAGAATAACCGCCTGCGTCGAATTCGCGAACGGAGTTGCGACTAGAATTTTTGGGATGAAGCAGGATGTCACCGCCGAGAAGACGATGGTCGAGCAGCTTCGTCAATTGGCCGAGTACGACATGCTCACCGGGCTGACGTCTCGCACCAGATTCGAAGCGTTTTTCAATGAAATATGCGCAGCCGAGGGCCGAACCGGCAGAGCGCTCCTTCTGGTGGATCTCGACGGCTTCAAATCCGTAAACGATACTCTCGGTCATCAGGCCGGGGATGATTGCCTCAAGGCGGCAGGCCGAAGGCTCGCACGCGCGGTCCCCAAGGCCAATATGGTGGCGCGCATTGGCGGCGATGAATTCGCCGTCATTCACGAATGCCTTTCGACCGAGCATCTTGCAAAAATTGCCGATCGTGTTGTCAGAGAATTGAACTGGACCGTCTCCACGCCTTCGAAGACCATTCGCATCGCAACCTCCGTCGGCGCGGCGATAATCCTGCCCGGCCATTCTTCCAAGGACATATTCGCGAAGGCGGATCGTGGTTTGTATGAAGTGAAATCGTCGGGAAAGAATGGCTTCCGGATTGCACCATCTACATGGTCGATATGTGAGGCTGCTCTTTAG
- a CDS encoding LysR family transcriptional regulator yields the protein MIELRHLRYAVTVADEGHVTRAAERLGIQQPPLSQQIAKLEAIVGASLFKRLPRGVELTDAGRTFVERARTILHDVDLAIEATRRNARGEEGSLAIGFTSSAAFHPLVSSAVRSLGETSPDVALKLEEASTPDLIAMLHSGLLDVALVRSPVAQSGGLVISRILDEEMLVALPDRHPLVMAKGEKPRHVRLSELADEAFILYRRPSGPGLYDSIIAACLAAGFSPKIRHEAPRLLSTLSLVAAGLGISIIPGSIARLETNGIAYLRLDPHANLIAPLYLARRNEQPSGALRLFADIVHREKAALK from the coding sequence ATGATCGAACTTCGACATCTCCGTTATGCGGTAACCGTTGCCGATGAGGGCCATGTGACCCGCGCTGCCGAAAGGCTCGGTATCCAGCAGCCGCCGCTCAGTCAGCAGATAGCCAAGCTGGAAGCCATCGTCGGTGCGTCGCTCTTCAAACGCCTGCCCAGAGGCGTCGAGCTGACGGATGCGGGGCGAACCTTCGTGGAGAGGGCAAGGACCATTCTCCACGATGTCGATCTTGCGATAGAGGCGACAAGGCGCAATGCTCGCGGAGAGGAGGGAAGCCTCGCCATCGGCTTTACCAGTTCGGCCGCCTTTCATCCGTTGGTCAGCTCAGCCGTCCGCTCGCTCGGCGAGACATCGCCGGATGTCGCGCTCAAGCTTGAGGAAGCCAGTACGCCCGATCTGATCGCCATGCTGCATTCCGGCCTTCTCGACGTCGCGCTCGTGCGCTCTCCCGTTGCACAGTCGGGCGGTCTTGTGATTTCCCGAATTCTCGATGAAGAGATGCTGGTCGCTCTTCCCGATCGTCATCCCCTTGTGATGGCGAAAGGAGAGAAGCCTCGCCACGTTCGATTGTCGGAGCTCGCAGACGAAGCTTTCATACTTTACCGCCGTCCCTCCGGGCCGGGGCTATACGACAGCATCATAGCAGCTTGCCTTGCCGCGGGTTTCAGCCCGAAAATACGGCATGAAGCTCCCCGGTTGTTGTCGACGCTCAGTCTGGTCGCCGCCGGGCTCGGAATCTCCATCATTCCAGGATCGATCGCCCGGCTGGAGACGAACGGCATCGCCTATCTGAGGCTTGATCCTCACGCCAACCTTATAGCGCCACTTTATCTCGCACGGCGCAATGAACAGCCAAGTGGTGCGCTGCGTCTTTTTGCCGACATCGTCCATCGGGAAAAAGCCGCATTGAAATAA
- a CDS encoding ROK family protein — translation MSQVTESRKTNVKLKKTVAPAATEELVVLAIDLGGSHVKMRLSSGGERRAAVSGPAMSAKEMVQTVKDLTSDWRYDVIGMGYPGPVLNNKPAAEPHNLGPGWQDFDFSAAFGKPVKLVNDAVMQAIGNYKDGNMLFLGLGTGLGSAMIANHVCLPMELAHLPYKKRGTFEDFIGERGLEKYGKKKWRQSVEEIVERLRAALLPHEIVIGGGNAEKLKELPPGCRISDNENAFLGGFRLWKDTTLSF, via the coding sequence ATGAGCCAGGTAACAGAGAGCCGCAAAACAAACGTAAAACTGAAGAAAACCGTGGCGCCGGCTGCGACAGAAGAGCTTGTCGTCTTGGCAATCGATCTCGGCGGTTCGCATGTAAAAATGCGTCTCAGCTCCGGCGGTGAGCGCCGGGCGGCCGTCTCCGGGCCCGCAATGTCGGCAAAAGAGATGGTCCAGACCGTCAAGGATCTGACGAGTGATTGGCGATACGACGTTATCGGTATGGGATATCCAGGCCCGGTGTTGAACAACAAGCCGGCTGCAGAACCACACAATCTTGGACCTGGCTGGCAGGATTTCGACTTTTCCGCCGCTTTCGGCAAGCCGGTCAAGCTTGTCAACGATGCCGTGATGCAGGCAATCGGCAACTACAAAGATGGCAATATGCTGTTTCTCGGCCTCGGCACCGGATTGGGTTCGGCGATGATTGCCAATCACGTTTGCCTGCCCATGGAGCTCGCTCACCTGCCCTACAAGAAGCGGGGCACCTTCGAAGACTTTATCGGCGAGCGTGGCCTTGAGAAATACGGCAAGAAGAAGTGGCGCCAGTCGGTTGAGGAAATCGTCGAAAGATTGAGGGCGGCCTTGCTGCCGCATGAAATCGTTATCGGCGGCGGCAATGCGGAAAAGCTCAAGGAACTGCCCCCCGGCTGCCGTATCAGCGACAATGAAAATGCGTTTCTCGGAGGATTTCGCCTTTGGAAGGATACGACTTTGAGCTTCTAG
- a CDS encoding ABC transporter substrate-binding protein, which produces MRLGLGFLIAAALVTAPSVLMAQEKGGVINVATIGEPPTLDPMTSTADLVGIVTQHIFETLYTFDKGWNVTPLLAESLPEISPDGKTYTIKLRTGIKFHDGSVMTSNDVVASLNRWIKLASRGKQAGGFIESITAQDPATVVIKLKQPYAPLASLLAFNNSAAIIIPASKQADTMTDFIGTGPYMLKERKPDQYIQLVRFDGYKPRDGESNGYGGARHQYLDEIRFVPVPDANTRVEAAISGQYDYIDSLPVESFDKLKSSSATQPLLLKPFGYPVFVFNTADGITKNIAIRKAIRQALSMEDMLAAAFGSTNFYTVDGNIYPAPFTWSTDAGVKGNYNVADPEGAAAAAKAAGYKGEPIRILTSRQYEFHYKMAQVAAEYLKQAGFTVDLQVVDWATLTQRRADRALWDIYISHSPFLPEPALIGTLSPSSPGWWTTPTSKAAIDAFNTEVDPKKRIALWANVQKTIYDEAPMMKIGDFNAVAAISTKLQGVAPAPWPYFWNVSIKK; this is translated from the coding sequence ATGAGGTTAGGACTCGGATTCCTGATTGCGGCTGCCCTGGTTACAGCGCCCTCGGTGTTGATGGCTCAGGAAAAAGGTGGCGTCATCAATGTCGCGACGATCGGCGAGCCGCCGACGCTCGATCCAATGACTTCCACGGCCGATCTCGTCGGTATCGTCACCCAACATATCTTCGAAACGCTCTACACCTTCGACAAGGGCTGGAACGTTACGCCGCTGCTTGCCGAAAGCTTGCCCGAGATCAGTCCCGACGGCAAAACCTACACGATCAAACTCAGGACCGGCATCAAGTTCCATGACGGTAGCGTCATGACTTCCAATGATGTGGTCGCCTCACTCAACCGCTGGATCAAGCTGGCATCGCGCGGCAAGCAGGCGGGCGGCTTCATCGAATCCATCACCGCCCAGGATCCCGCGACTGTCGTCATCAAGCTGAAGCAGCCCTACGCGCCCCTTGCCTCGCTGCTTGCTTTCAACAACTCCGCCGCCATCATCATTCCAGCCAGCAAGCAGGCCGATACGATGACCGATTTCATCGGCACCGGCCCCTACATGCTGAAGGAGCGCAAGCCCGACCAGTATATCCAGCTGGTGCGCTTCGATGGCTACAAGCCGCGCGATGGCGAGAGCAATGGTTATGGCGGCGCCCGGCATCAATATCTCGACGAAATCCGCTTCGTCCCGGTGCCCGACGCCAATACCCGCGTCGAGGCGGCCATTTCCGGCCAATATGACTACATCGACAGTCTTCCAGTCGAATCCTTCGACAAGCTGAAGTCGTCATCGGCGACCCAGCCGCTGCTCCTGAAGCCGTTCGGCTATCCGGTCTTCGTCTTCAATACCGCCGACGGCATCACGAAGAATATCGCGATCCGCAAGGCGATCCGTCAGGCGCTCAGCATGGAAGATATGCTGGCGGCCGCCTTCGGCAGCACAAATTTCTATACGGTTGACGGCAACATCTACCCTGCCCCCTTTACCTGGAGCACGGATGCCGGCGTCAAAGGGAATTACAACGTCGCCGATCCGGAAGGCGCTGCTGCCGCCGCCAAGGCGGCAGGCTACAAGGGCGAACCGATCCGCATCCTGACCAGCCGCCAGTACGAGTTCCATTACAAGATGGCGCAGGTCGCGGCCGAATATCTGAAACAGGCGGGCTTCACGGTAGACCTTCAGGTAGTCGACTGGGCAACGCTCACCCAACGCCGTGCCGACAGGGCGCTGTGGGACATCTATATCAGCCACAGCCCCTTCCTGCCGGAACCGGCGCTCATCGGCACGCTGTCGCCAAGCTCGCCCGGCTGGTGGACGACGCCGACGAGCAAGGCCGCGATCGACGCGTTCAACACGGAGGTCGATCCCAAGAAGCGCATCGCGCTTTGGGCGAATGTTCAAAAGACCATCTATGACGAGGCTCCCATGATGAAGATCGGCGATTTCAACGCCGTTGCGGCGATCTCCACAAAGCTTCAGGGCGTCGCCCCGGCGCCGTGGCCCTACTTCTGGAACGTATCGATCAAGAAATAA
- a CDS encoding sugar phosphate isomerase/epimerase family protein encodes MRIGFYTSTFNDRPFEEVVDFAASAGFDAIEIDVRGHIKTPDKVRAAVALARDRNLFVSSIAFFGNQLDTDRAKRGELRAITEEFADAIGEADVPIFVIFPGRDESADEDANYDDFADFANRLIARTTSSGLIFAIENWPGPKNNFIGTTPKGWQELFKRIPDKRFGLEFDPSHLIRIGIDPYIAMDAVKDRIAILHAKDTAIDAAAQQAVGYHGKGWWQYKLPGHGLLDWPRFLRQARANGFDGTLSIEHEDAAFGWPGKDLAQRKEGERLGLAYLRKVLSEL; translated from the coding sequence ATGAGGATCGGTTTTTATACGTCGACGTTCAACGACAGGCCATTCGAAGAGGTGGTGGACTTCGCCGCTTCCGCCGGCTTCGACGCAATCGAAATCGATGTCCGCGGCCATATCAAGACACCGGACAAGGTGCGGGCGGCGGTCGCCCTTGCCCGCGACCGCAACCTCTTCGTCTCCTCGATCGCCTTTTTCGGCAATCAGCTCGATACCGATCGCGCCAAACGCGGCGAGCTTCGAGCCATCACCGAGGAATTCGCCGACGCGATCGGCGAAGCGGACGTGCCGATCTTCGTAATCTTTCCCGGCCGAGATGAAAGCGCAGACGAGGACGCCAATTATGATGATTTCGCCGACTTCGCCAACCGGCTGATCGCCCGGACGACGTCGAGCGGGTTGATCTTCGCGATCGAGAACTGGCCCGGCCCGAAGAACAATTTCATCGGCACCACGCCGAAAGGCTGGCAGGAGCTCTTTAAACGAATTCCCGACAAACGCTTCGGCCTCGAATTCGACCCTTCCCATCTCATCCGCATCGGCATCGATCCCTATATCGCGATGGATGCGGTCAAGGATCGCATCGCCATCCTTCATGCCAAGGACACGGCAATCGATGCGGCCGCGCAGCAGGCCGTCGGCTATCACGGCAAGGGGTGGTGGCAGTACAAGCTGCCGGGTCATGGACTTCTTGATTGGCCGCGCTTCCTGCGCCAGGCGCGCGCCAATGGCTTTGACGGCACGCTTTCGATCGAGCACGAGGATGCAGCTTTCGGTTGGCCGGGCAAGGATCTCGCCCAACGGAAAGAGGGCGAGCGCCTTGGCCTTGCCTATCTTCGAAAGGTCTTGAGCGAGCTTTGA
- a CDS encoding ABC transporter permease — protein sequence MIRYILQRLAGMIVVMFLVVTIVFVIVRVTPGDPAAVMLGPDATAQDIAELRTRLGLDQSILVQYLFYIGQLLKGDLGQSIFLNIPVSSALLERAEPTFFLTLFSLLIAGVIALPIGIYAAYRRGSLVDQASMAIGMLAASIPSFWLGLILIQFFAVRLGIFPVSGYGGPGASFLDRMYHLTLPAVALGLVSSALILRFTRASMLDVLGDDYIRTARAKGLIERRVVLKHALKNALIPILTVLGLTAAVLISGAVVTETVFGLPGVGSLVVSAVLRRDYPVIQGALLVIAGLYVLINFAIDMLYLLVDPRVRY from the coding sequence ATGATACGCTACATCCTTCAACGTCTTGCGGGCATGATCGTCGTGATGTTTCTCGTCGTCACGATCGTCTTCGTGATCGTGCGCGTGACCCCCGGCGATCCGGCCGCCGTCATGCTCGGCCCGGATGCGACCGCGCAGGATATTGCCGAACTGCGAACCCGGCTTGGCCTCGACCAGTCCATCCTCGTCCAGTACCTGTTTTATATCGGGCAGTTGCTGAAGGGCGATCTCGGCCAATCGATCTTCCTCAATATTCCGGTTTCCTCCGCGCTTCTTGAACGCGCCGAGCCGACCTTTTTCCTGACTCTGTTCTCGCTCCTCATCGCTGGCGTCATCGCGCTGCCGATCGGCATCTATGCCGCCTATCGGCGCGGATCGCTCGTCGACCAGGCTTCTATGGCGATCGGCATGCTGGCCGCGAGCATACCGAGCTTCTGGCTTGGCCTCATCCTGATTCAATTCTTCGCGGTGCGCCTGGGGATATTTCCGGTGTCCGGCTATGGCGGACCGGGCGCAAGCTTCCTGGATCGCATGTATCATCTGACGCTGCCGGCCGTCGCGCTCGGCCTCGTCTCCTCGGCGCTGATCCTGCGCTTCACCCGCGCATCGATGCTCGACGTGCTCGGGGACGACTATATCCGCACCGCCCGCGCGAAAGGGCTGATCGAGCGCCGCGTCGTCCTCAAACACGCGCTGAAGAACGCACTCATTCCAATTCTCACCGTTCTGGGTCTGACAGCCGCCGTGCTGATTTCCGGCGCTGTCGTCACCGAGACCGTCTTCGGCCTGCCGGGTGTCGGAAGCCTCGTCGTCTCGGCGGTGCTGCGCCGCGACTATCCGGTGATCCAGGGGGCCTTGCTCGTCATCGCCGGCCTCTACGTCCTGATCAATTTTGCGATCGACATGCTCTACCTGCTGGTTGATCCAAGGGTACGCTACTGA
- a CDS encoding ABC transporter ATP-binding protein, with protein MAHVRVNNARKDYGAFKAIKGVSVDIRDGEFVVLVGPSGCGKSTLLRMIAGLEGITSGDIQIGKHIVNDLAPKDRDIAMVFQNYALYPHMTVAKNMGFSLRLKRMPKGEIDQRVGNAAKILGLENLLERYPKQLSGGQRQRVAMGRAIVRDPAVFLFDEPLSNLDAKLRVQMRSEIKEMHQRLQTTTIYVTHDQIEAMTMADKIVVMKDGLIEQSGSPLELYDRPANLFVAGFIGSPAMNFINGSMTSAGFRTTDGIVLPSGQHPAAAVTYGIRPEDIRLVQNGIAVETIVVEPTGSETMVIVRLGTQTITCVFRERIRAAPGDVLHIAPADEAVHLFDKSGERIASTRSELN; from the coding sequence ATGGCTCATGTCAGAGTGAACAACGCGCGCAAGGATTATGGCGCGTTCAAAGCGATCAAGGGCGTGTCGGTCGATATCCGCGACGGCGAGTTCGTCGTACTCGTCGGCCCCTCGGGCTGCGGAAAATCCACGCTGCTCAGAATGATCGCCGGCCTGGAGGGGATCACCTCAGGCGATATCCAGATCGGCAAGCATATCGTCAACGATCTCGCGCCGAAGGATCGAGACATCGCGATGGTGTTCCAGAACTATGCGCTCTATCCGCATATGACGGTCGCCAAGAACATGGGCTTCTCCCTGCGGCTGAAGCGGATGCCGAAGGGGGAAATCGATCAGCGCGTCGGCAATGCCGCAAAGATCCTCGGCCTCGAAAACCTTCTCGAGCGCTATCCGAAGCAGCTCTCCGGCGGCCAGAGGCAGCGCGTTGCCATGGGCCGCGCGATCGTGCGCGATCCCGCCGTCTTCCTCTTTGACGAACCGCTATCGAACCTCGATGCGAAACTTCGCGTCCAGATGCGCTCCGAAATCAAGGAAATGCACCAGCGACTGCAGACGACGACGATCTATGTCACGCACGACCAGATCGAGGCGATGACGATGGCCGACAAGATCGTCGTCATGAAGGACGGCCTGATCGAACAGTCGGGCTCGCCGCTCGAGCTCTATGATCGACCGGCCAATCTCTTCGTTGCGGGCTTCATCGGCTCTCCCGCCATGAATTTCATCAACGGCAGCATGACGAGCGCCGGTTTCCGTACTACCGACGGGATCGTGCTGCCGAGCGGTCAGCATCCGGCGGCGGCCGTTACCTATGGCATTCGCCCCGAAGATATCAGGCTCGTCCAGAATGGCATTGCGGTGGAAACCATCGTCGTCGAACCGACGGGATCCGAGACTATGGTCATCGTCCGCCTAGGCACGCAGACGATCACCTGCGTGTTCCGTGAGCGGATCAGAGCCGCACCGGGCGATGTGCTGCACATCGCACCTGCCGATGAGGCAGTTCATCTATTTGACAAAAGTGGAGAGCGCATCGCGAGCACACGCTCGGAACTCAATTGA
- a CDS encoding glucan 1,4-alpha-glucosidase translates to MAPYDASGPNVNGIEPRWTSSAKSGVGTALSPACRIWFTLSHGILNEIYYPRVDSACTRDIGLIVTGPDGYFSEEKRDTESVVTTVEDGVPAYRLINTAIDGRYRIIKRIIVDPMRSSLLQQISFEPLEGTIHDYRLYLLAAPHLVNAGYGNTGWVEDYKGTPMLFAAGTGGVSMALAVSGGWRTASAGYVGISDGWQQLQKEARLDPAVARAVDGNVALTGEIDLIGGSDTVTVSLGFGSHSKEAGYNALASLQAGYDGAERSYVADWRAWQDGLLALDEPRAPPPEVNRYRISTAVLATHRPLSFEGPAVASLSIPWGFAKGDEDLGGYHLVWPRDLVETAGGFLAAGASQDALRILAYLRVIQEEDGHWPQNCWLDGEPYWSGIQMDECAFPILLADALRREGVLTGDLLLSYVPMVESAARYVVVNGPVTGEDRWEEDGGFSPFTLAVEIAALLAAADILEIAGQTHNADYLRQTADAWNDQIERWTYVSSDAENAALGVKGYYVRIAPPEIADGSSPADGFVPIKNRPPAESFLPTARVVSPDALALVRFGLRAADDPRILDTVRVIDAQLKCDLPQGSLWYRYTGDGYGEHEDGGPFDGTGIGRPWPLLAGERAHYELAAGRPEVALGLLKTLEQSAGQGGLLPEQVWDQPDVPALGLALGKPSGSAMPLVWAHAEHIKLLRSLRDGAVFDMPPQGVERYVKNKMTAPFVPWRFNNKLSQLSVGKRLRIEVMARAIIRWSVDGWASASDTETSQNGFGIHVAELSCERLPKGGSIAFTFYWPDTDRWEGEDFSVSVVETP, encoded by the coding sequence ATGGCACCTTACGATGCTTCCGGCCCCAACGTGAACGGTATCGAACCTCGTTGGACGTCCAGTGCAAAGAGCGGAGTTGGCACGGCGCTTTCGCCGGCCTGCCGCATCTGGTTCACTCTCAGTCACGGCATCTTGAACGAAATCTATTATCCCCGCGTCGACAGCGCCTGTACCCGCGACATCGGATTGATCGTCACAGGTCCCGATGGTTATTTTTCGGAGGAAAAGCGCGATACGGAGAGCGTCGTCACCACGGTCGAGGATGGCGTTCCGGCCTATCGGTTGATCAATACTGCAATCGACGGGCGTTACAGGATCATCAAGCGCATCATCGTCGACCCGATGCGCAGCAGCTTGCTCCAGCAGATATCGTTCGAACCGCTTGAGGGAACGATCCACGATTATCGTCTCTATCTGCTTGCCGCTCCGCATCTGGTCAATGCCGGTTACGGCAATACGGGGTGGGTGGAAGACTATAAGGGCACGCCGATGCTTTTTGCGGCGGGGACAGGCGGTGTCTCGATGGCTCTTGCGGTCAGCGGCGGCTGGCGAACGGCATCTGCCGGCTATGTCGGTATTTCCGACGGATGGCAGCAATTGCAGAAAGAGGCCCGGTTGGACCCGGCCGTCGCGCGTGCCGTCGACGGCAACGTCGCCCTGACCGGTGAGATCGATCTGATCGGCGGCAGCGACACCGTCACCGTATCGCTCGGCTTCGGAAGCCATTCCAAAGAGGCCGGCTACAATGCCCTTGCCAGTCTGCAAGCCGGCTATGACGGCGCCGAGCGCAGCTATGTTGCCGACTGGCGGGCCTGGCAAGACGGATTGCTGGCCCTCGACGAACCGAGAGCACCGCCGCCCGAAGTCAATCGCTATCGAATCTCGACAGCCGTGCTGGCAACGCACCGACCACTTTCCTTCGAAGGGCCGGCCGTTGCTTCTCTCTCCATTCCTTGGGGCTTTGCCAAGGGCGACGAAGACCTCGGTGGCTATCATCTGGTCTGGCCGCGCGATCTGGTCGAGACCGCCGGCGGCTTCCTGGCCGCGGGCGCTTCGCAGGATGCGCTGCGCATTCTGGCCTATCTGCGCGTCATCCAGGAAGAGGATGGGCATTGGCCGCAGAATTGCTGGCTGGACGGCGAGCCTTACTGGAGCGGGATCCAAATGGACGAATGCGCGTTCCCGATCCTGCTTGCCGATGCGCTGCGCCGCGAAGGAGTCCTTACGGGCGATCTATTGTTGTCCTACGTGCCAATGGTCGAAAGCGCAGCGCGCTACGTCGTCGTCAACGGCCCCGTCACGGGTGAGGACCGCTGGGAGGAGGATGGGGGCTTTTCTCCCTTCACCTTGGCGGTTGAGATCGCTGCGCTATTGGCGGCGGCCGATATTCTGGAAATTGCCGGTCAGACGCACAATGCGGACTATCTGCGGCAGACTGCGGACGCCTGGAACGACCAGATCGAGCGCTGGACCTATGTCAGCAGCGATGCCGAAAACGCCGCTCTCGGGGTCAAGGGCTATTATGTCCGTATTGCGCCGCCTGAAATCGCCGACGGGAGCTCGCCCGCCGATGGTTTCGTGCCGATCAAGAACAGGCCGCCCGCTGAATCCTTCCTGCCGACCGCTCGCGTCGTCAGTCCCGATGCCTTGGCGCTGGTGCGGTTCGGATTGCGAGCCGCCGATGATCCCCGCATCCTCGACACAGTCAGAGTTATCGATGCTCAGCTCAAATGTGACCTGCCGCAAGGGTCGCTATGGTATCGCTATACCGGCGACGGCTATGGCGAGCATGAAGACGGTGGGCCATTCGACGGCACCGGTATTGGGCGCCCATGGCCGTTGCTGGCGGGCGAGCGCGCCCATTATGAGCTCGCGGCCGGTCGGCCGGAAGTGGCTCTTGGATTGCTCAAGACACTCGAGCAGTCTGCCGGGCAGGGCGGATTGCTGCCGGAACAGGTGTGGGACCAGCCCGATGTCCCGGCACTGGGACTCGCCCTCGGAAAACCTTCCGGCAGCGCCATGCCGCTGGTCTGGGCTCATGCGGAGCATATCAAGCTCCTGCGCTCGCTGAGAGACGGGGCGGTTTTCGACATGCCGCCGCAAGGTGTCGAGCGCTATGTAAAAAACAAGATGACGGCACCCTTCGTACCATGGCGTTTCAACAACAAGCTGTCGCAGCTTTCCGTCGGCAAGCGCCTGCGGATCGAGGTCATGGCGCGGGCGATCATTCGCTGGAGTGTCGACGGCTGGGCCAGCGCCAGCGATACCGAAACGAGCCAGAACGGCTTCGGGATACATGTCGCGGAGCTGTCATGCGAGCGCCTGCCCAAAGGCGGTTCGATTGCCTTTACCTTTTACTGGCCTGACACCGACCGCTGGGAGGGAGAGGATTTCTCCGTCTCCGTCGTTGAAACGCCATAG
- a CDS encoding chromate transporter, which yields MDAISHSSAAQREGPAVAELFFGFFKLGLIGFGGVLPLARRMVVEDRKWLTGEEFTELLGLCQFLPGGNIINMAVAIGSKFQGVTGAFSALLGLIVAPTAIVIGLGVIYDQFNSDPRIQHMFAGLAAAAAGLLISMAVKIVLPLRRRPVTLVIAVICFAAIAIAGLPLLPTMLVLAPLSILATWKLET from the coding sequence ATGGATGCCATTTCTCATTCCAGTGCTGCTCAACGGGAAGGACCGGCGGTCGCGGAGCTCTTTTTCGGTTTTTTCAAACTCGGCCTCATCGGGTTTGGTGGGGTCTTGCCGCTCGCACGCCGCATGGTCGTCGAGGATCGCAAATGGTTGACGGGGGAGGAATTCACCGAACTGCTCGGGCTGTGTCAGTTCCTGCCGGGCGGCAATATCATCAATATGGCGGTGGCGATCGGTTCGAAGTTTCAGGGCGTGACGGGGGCTTTTTCCGCTCTTCTCGGACTGATTGTCGCGCCGACGGCGATCGTGATCGGCCTTGGCGTCATTTACGATCAGTTCAATAGCGATCCGCGCATCCAGCACATGTTTGCAGGCCTTGCTGCAGCCGCGGCCGGTCTGCTCATCTCGATGGCCGTCAAGATCGTCCTGCCGCTGCGCCGCAGGCCGGTCACCCTGGTCATTGCGGTCATTTGCTTTGCCGCCATCGCCATTGCCGGGCTGCCCTTGCTGCCGACCATGCTGGTTCTGGCGCCGCTCAGCATCCTCGCCACTTGGAAGCTCGAAACATGA